The Moraxella haemolytica genome window below encodes:
- a CDS encoding site-specific recombinase produces the protein MQNPNNAELKDILQRILALKELPETQVLKQLVDELRVDEGDEDAANEKISQLIALVEQNPEYGSGLAAFILRLTNKYNQVTLYTDTGIASDQSFSYSVNRLIGHRFLPLLPEEDSVVELASFLFNKRNDLRWVRMIDGAKWDRLIELIHVDDEDLALVATAKNNILNAIVILSYRISGMGLHPDLMSAYPQMLNHSAAFVAQNQEAVLYVNQYRKTHELDLMTDITPDEDISPAPLLVMLEQCHEIVTNVRKRIYKTGISIRLTNMLVRLEQSLHRMQVLIELVSDNQKNRDKAIVELTAQIVRTAKTRYSFSYLIENNTKLLSRKVTENASRVGEHYISTDRTGYRKMYKKAAIGGLLIAFMATIKILGSSLVLAPVGRAFINSMIYGLGFVAIHIAGGTVATKQPAMTAAAIASTISDGSGNKKTQQLTKLSELIVDILRTQFVAILGNISIAMPVALLIAYAWPSITGTPMIDGYKAAHLLHELDPIRSLSLPHAAIAGVFLFLSGLIAGYYDNLSAYNKIGERIRRHRLLSHILPSAWQEKLGNFIEANLGAIMGNFIFGCFLGSTATIGYMLGLPLDIRHIAFASANFVHGLFYLSPQDLSWGLVILSFIGVLLIGAVNLMVSFSLALFVALRSKEVEFFEWKKLSGLVWRHFLATPWDFFFPRSESVKYAKINSEGQVIYEDIADEKEPSVRVLTDSYVVRRLGRKPKDNKEGVVTDESQGIQEVVTEHHNEGMEVRLEVIEENQNTTPLPKPDKPPKLPK, from the coding sequence TTGCAAAATCCTAATAATGCTGAGTTAAAAGATATTTTACAGCGTATCTTAGCACTAAAAGAACTGCCTGAAACCCAAGTGCTAAAGCAATTGGTTGATGAGTTGCGTGTCGACGAGGGTGATGAAGACGCTGCCAATGAAAAAATAAGTCAGCTGATTGCCTTGGTTGAGCAAAACCCTGAGTATGGCTCGGGGCTGGCGGCGTTTATTTTGCGATTGACGAATAAATATAATCAAGTAACGCTTTATACGGATACGGGTATCGCTTCTGACCAAAGTTTTTCTTATAGCGTTAACAGGCTAATTGGGCATCGCTTTTTACCACTGTTACCCGAAGAAGATTCGGTTGTTGAGCTTGCTAGTTTTTTATTTAACAAACGCAATGACTTGCGTTGGGTACGCATGATTGATGGTGCTAAATGGGATAGGCTAATTGAGCTGATTCATGTTGATGATGAAGACTTAGCCTTAGTGGCAACCGCTAAAAATAATATTCTAAATGCCATAGTTATCTTATCATACCGTATTAGTGGTATGGGTCTGCACCCTGATTTAATGTCAGCTTATCCGCAGATGCTGAATCATTCAGCAGCTTTTGTGGCACAAAACCAAGAAGCTGTATTGTATGTCAATCAATACCGAAAGACACATGAGCTAGATTTGATGACGGACATCACGCCTGATGAAGACATCAGTCCTGCACCACTGCTTGTCATGCTAGAGCAATGCCACGAGATAGTTACCAATGTGCGAAAACGCATCTATAAGACTGGTATTTCAATTCGTCTGACCAATATGCTTGTGCGACTTGAGCAAAGCTTGCATAGAATGCAGGTGCTTATTGAGCTGGTTTCGGACAACCAAAAAAACCGTGATAAGGCAATTGTTGAATTGACCGCACAGATTGTGCGTACAGCAAAGACTCGTTATAGCTTTAGTTATTTGATTGAAAATAATACAAAGCTGTTATCTCGCAAGGTTACTGAAAATGCTAGCCGAGTAGGGGAGCACTACATCAGCACTGACCGCACAGGCTATCGCAAGATGTATAAAAAAGCAGCGATTGGCGGATTGCTTATTGCATTTATGGCGACCATAAAAATTTTGGGTTCATCATTGGTGTTAGCTCCAGTCGGTAGGGCTTTTATCAATAGCATGATTTATGGTTTGGGCTTTGTTGCCATTCATATTGCAGGCGGTACGGTTGCAACCAAGCAGCCAGCCATGACAGCCGCCGCTATTGCATCAACCATTTCAGATGGCTCGGGCAATAAAAAAACCCAACAGCTGACCAAATTATCTGAGCTGATTGTAGATATTTTACGGACGCAGTTTGTAGCGATTTTGGGTAATATCTCGATTGCTATGCCAGTGGCTCTTTTAATTGCTTATGCATGGCCATCAATCACAGGCACGCCCATGATTGATGGCTATAAGGCGGCACATCTATTGCATGAGCTTGATCCTATTCGTTCGCTCTCTTTGCCACATGCGGCAATTGCAGGTGTGTTTTTGTTCTTATCGGGGCTTATTGCAGGTTATTATGATAATCTATCAGCTTACAATAAGATTGGTGAGCGTATCCGTCGCCATCGCTTGTTGTCGCATATCTTACCAAGTGCTTGGCAAGAAAAGCTAGGTAACTTTATTGAAGCGAATCTTGGGGCAATCATGGGTAACTTTATCTTTGGTTGCTTCTTAGGCAGTACGGCAACCATTGGCTATATGCTTGGATTGCCACTAGATATTCGTCATATCGCTTTTGCTTCTGCCAACTTTGTGCATGGGCTATTTTATCTATCGCCACAGGACCTAAGTTGGGGGCTTGTGATACTATCTTTTATCGGTGTACTGCTCATTGGTGCGGTGAACTTAATGGTGAGCTTTTCTTTGGCGTTATTTGTTGCGTTGCGTTCTAAAGAAGTGGAATTCTTTGAATGGAAAAAATTATCTGGGTTGGTGTGGAGACATTTTTTGGCGACGCCATGGGATTTTTTCTTTCCACGAAGCGAGTCGGTTAAATACGCTAAGATTAACAGTGAAGGGCAGGTCATCTATGAAGACATTGCTGATGAAAAAGAGCCTAGTGTGCGTGTCCTTACAGATAGTTATGTTGTGCGTCGCTTGGGTAGAAAGCCTAAGGATAATAAAGAAGGGGTGGTGACCGATGAATCGCAAGGTATTCAAGAAGTAGTTACTGAGCATCATAATGAGGGTATGGAAGTTCGGCTTGAAGTGATAGAAGAGAATCAAAACACGACACCCCTACCCAAACCAGATAAACCTCCTAAGCTACCTAAGTAA
- a CDS encoding UvrD-helicase domain-containing protein: protein MSQLNPRQQEALAHVSGPLLVLAGAGSGKTSVITQKIAHLITNCHIPAERITAMTFTNKAAREMKARVSKLLPNEKTRGLTVSTFHQFGLQFLRYELIHTPLKSNFSIMDADDAKRLLMELMMRDNMSGSESREFAGKAMKFISDWKNDLIAPEDAATTLSDPEDMIFAHLYGLYERNLRAYNAVDFDDLIVLPVRILKENEMVREKWQRRIRYLLVDEYQDTNTAQYELVKLLVGLTARFTVVGDDDQSIYTWRGAKPENMALLKQDFPNLHVVKLEQNYRSTNRILSAANTVIANNEHIFDKALWSNKGEGAYIRVITCPTDLDEAERVVKEIVAHRLRHGNLWEQYAVLYRSNFQARVLETELRQLNVPYKLSGGTSFFARTEIKDVMSYLRIILNPDDDAAFLRIINTPKRGMGSATLEKLGLLAQEYGISLLSACSHAGLKATVGAKASNTLYAFAEFIEYYTRELYDNADPMPLVRQMIIETGYIDYIKEDSKTPQQEKNRLDNIETLYQSIATLINRAEDDEDTTIEAVVRKMMLLDMLEQQQEEENTNKVNLMTLHAAKGLEFDHVYIIGVEEEILPHRNSLLQDDIEEERRLMYVGITRARLELTLTFAQKRRMGKDFKTTTPSRFLDELPTDHVDYPAKRPSNKDPKQISQDYLTNIQAMLNAKRNG, encoded by the coding sequence ATGAGTCAGCTAAACCCCCGCCAACAAGAAGCCTTAGCCCATGTGTCAGGTCCTTTGCTCGTTCTGGCAGGGGCAGGGTCGGGTAAGACATCGGTCATCACCCAAAAAATCGCCCACTTGATTACCAACTGCCATATTCCTGCTGAGCGAATCACTGCCATGACCTTTACTAATAAGGCGGCACGAGAGATGAAGGCTCGTGTGAGCAAACTTTTGCCGAATGAAAAAACTCGTGGTTTGACGGTCTCTACCTTTCATCAGTTTGGCTTGCAGTTTTTGCGTTATGAGCTGATTCATACGCCCTTAAAAAGCAATTTTAGCATCATGGATGCAGATGACGCAAAACGACTGCTGATGGAACTAATGATGCGTGATAATATGAGCGGTTCTGAGAGTCGTGAATTTGCAGGCAAGGCGATGAAGTTTATTTCAGATTGGAAGAATGATTTGATTGCTCCTGAAGATGCAGCGACCACTTTATCGGACCCAGAGGACATGATTTTTGCCCATCTTTATGGATTGTACGAACGCAATCTTAGGGCTTATAATGCGGTGGATTTTGATGATTTGATTGTTCTGCCTGTCCGTATTTTAAAAGAAAATGAGATGGTGCGTGAAAAATGGCAACGCCGTATTCGTTATTTACTCGTAGATGAGTATCAAGACACCAACACCGCTCAATATGAACTGGTTAAGCTCTTGGTTGGGCTAACTGCTCGTTTCACGGTAGTGGGTGATGATGATCAATCCATCTATACATGGCGTGGAGCAAAACCTGAAAATATGGCACTGCTCAAGCAGGATTTCCCTAATCTGCATGTGGTCAAACTTGAACAAAATTACCGCTCTACCAATCGCATCTTAAGTGCGGCAAATACCGTCATCGCCAATAATGAACATATCTTTGATAAGGCATTGTGGTCAAATAAAGGCGAGGGGGCTTATATCCGTGTGATTACTTGCCCAACAGATCTAGATGAAGCGGAGCGAGTTGTTAAAGAAATCGTCGCCCATCGTCTGCGTCATGGCAACCTATGGGAGCAGTATGCCGTACTATATCGTTCCAATTTTCAAGCACGAGTATTAGAGACTGAGTTGCGTCAGCTGAATGTGCCTTATAAGCTCTCAGGCGGTACATCCTTTTTTGCTCGCACGGAGATTAAGGATGTGATGAGTTATCTGCGTATCATTCTAAATCCTGATGATGATGCAGCTTTTTTACGCATCATTAATACCCCAAAGCGTGGTATGGGTTCTGCTACGCTAGAAAAGCTAGGCCTACTTGCCCAAGAGTATGGCATATCTTTACTATCCGCCTGTTCGCACGCAGGGCTAAAAGCAACGGTGGGAGCAAAAGCGAGCAACACGCTATATGCCTTTGCTGAGTTTATTGAATATTATACTCGTGAGCTGTATGACAACGCCGACCCCATGCCACTGGTGCGTCAGATGATTATTGAAACAGGCTATATTGATTATATCAAAGAAGATAGCAAAACCCCCCAGCAAGAAAAGAATCGACTTGATAACATTGAAACGCTGTATCAGAGTATCGCCACACTCATTAACCGTGCCGAAGATGACGAAGACACGACCATTGAAGCTGTGGTTCGTAAGATGATGCTATTAGATATGCTAGAGCAACAACAAGAAGAGGAAAATACCAATAAGGTCAACTTGATGACCTTACACGCTGCAAAGGGTCTGGAGTTTGATCATGTCTATATCATTGGTGTTGAAGAGGAAATCTTGCCACACCGCAATTCTTTGTTGCAAGATGATATTGAAGAAGAACGCCGTTTGATGTATGTGGGCATTACTCGTGCAAGGCTTGAGCTGACTTTAACTTTTGCTCAAAAACGCCGTATGGGTAAGGATTTTAAAACCACCACGCCATCACGGTTCTTAGATGAGTTACCAACCGATCATGTTGATTATCCTGCTAAGCGTCCAAGCAACAAAGACCCCAAGCAGATCTCTCAAGACTATCTGACCAATATTCAAGCGATGTTAAATGCTAAACGCAATGGTTAG
- a CDS encoding polyprenyl synthetase family protein, producing the protein MITPTYADIQAIVADDFAIMDKQVFGSLNSKVRLVMQVSKHVIDAGGKRMRPLITLLTARMLHDEQSQQALELGAITEMLHTATLVHDDVIDESGLRRGRPTANATWNNATAVLVGDYLIARSFNLLVGFGNLPLLQLFSDGTCDIAEGEVLQLQHQHNPETTEEDYRQIIDGKTSRLFMMATQGAGILAGRDDLLEPLGKFAYHFGNAFQMIDDVLDFTGDTAMMGKNLGDDLAEGKPTLPIIKTLEILKDTDAINYDKLRIAVQTGKVDDVGELIALVQQSGALDYCKAKALDETKQAQQYLEVLPVNKYREGLYQLTALASSRLV; encoded by the coding sequence ATGATTACGCCCACTTATGCAGACATTCAAGCCATCGTTGCTGATGATTTTGCCATCATGGATAAGCAGGTTTTTGGCAGTTTAAATTCCAAAGTACGCTTAGTTATGCAGGTATCTAAGCATGTCATTGATGCAGGTGGTAAGCGGATGCGACCACTCATTACGCTGCTGACTGCACGAATGCTACATGATGAACAAAGTCAGCAGGCATTGGAGCTTGGGGCGATTACTGAGATGCTTCATACTGCCACACTGGTACATGATGATGTGATTGATGAATCAGGGCTTAGACGGGGAAGACCGACTGCTAACGCCACTTGGAATAATGCCACAGCTGTACTGGTGGGAGATTATCTGATTGCTCGTTCGTTTAATTTGCTTGTTGGATTTGGTAATTTGCCGTTGCTTCAGCTATTTTCTGATGGCACTTGCGATATTGCAGAAGGAGAGGTGTTGCAGTTACAGCATCAGCACAACCCAGAGACTACCGAGGAAGACTATCGTCAAATTATTGATGGAAAAACTTCAAGATTATTTATGATGGCAACGCAAGGGGCAGGGATTTTGGCAGGTCGTGACGATTTGCTTGAGCCTTTGGGTAAGTTTGCTTATCACTTTGGTAATGCCTTTCAGATGATTGATGATGTGCTTGACTTTACAGGCGATACAGCGATGATGGGTAAGAACCTAGGCGATGATTTGGCGGAGGGTAAGCCGACTTTACCGATTATCAAAACCCTAGAAATTCTAAAGGATACCGATGCCATCAATTATGACAAGTTACGCATCGCTGTGCAGACAGGGAAGGTTGATGATGTAGGTGAGCTGATTGCCTTGGTGCAACAATCTGGGGCATTGGACTACTGCAAGGCAAAAGCCTTAGACGAAACCAAACAGGCTCAACAATATTTAGAAGTATTGCCTGTCAATAAATATCGTGAAGGACTGTATCAGCTGACCGCATTGGCAAGCTCTCGTTTGGTGTAA
- a CDS encoding 3-deoxy-7-phosphoheptulonate synthase has product MSFLTHHTEIDDVNIEKITPLITPTELKRTYPLSSQAFNTVLHGRQVIQDILDGVDKRILVVVGPCSIHDTVAAHEYADKLKVLADELKDELFIVMRVYFEKPRTTTGWKGLINDPNMDDSFDIEKGLGMARKLLLELNEKGLPCATEALDPNTPQYMQDLISWSAIGARTTESQTHREMSSGLSCPVGFKNGTDGSMTVAVNAMQAVKSGHSFLGLSSDGKVSIIKSKGNRYAHVVLRGGNDQPNYDKTAIALAENELAKGKTNGKIMVDASHANSGKDPYLQPMVIQNIASQIQNGNKSIMGLMIESHLKGGRQNIPADLSQLEYGKSVTDGCLDWDATVDILRQFAKAVKEHLPNR; this is encoded by the coding sequence ATGTCATTTTTAACTCACCATACCGAAATTGATGATGTGAATATTGAAAAAATCACCCCTTTAATTACCCCCACAGAACTAAAACGCACCTACCCCCTATCAAGCCAAGCCTTTAACACCGTGCTACATGGTCGTCAGGTTATCCAAGACATCTTAGATGGTGTTGATAAACGCATTTTGGTCGTTGTTGGTCCTTGCTCCATTCACGATACCGTCGCTGCTCACGAATATGCCGACAAATTAAAAGTTCTGGCAGATGAGTTAAAAGATGAGCTGTTTATTGTCATGCGTGTATATTTTGAAAAACCTCGCACCACCACAGGCTGGAAAGGTCTTATCAATGACCCTAACATGGATGATAGTTTTGATATTGAAAAAGGGCTTGGCATGGCAAGAAAGCTCCTTTTAGAACTGAACGAAAAAGGTCTGCCTTGTGCTACCGAAGCATTAGATCCCAACACCCCTCAATATATGCAGGATTTAATCAGTTGGTCAGCCATTGGGGCAAGAACCACCGAGAGCCAAACTCACCGTGAAATGTCCTCTGGTCTGTCCTGCCCTGTTGGCTTCAAAAATGGTACAGACGGCTCAATGACTGTTGCTGTCAATGCCATGCAAGCAGTTAAATCAGGGCATAGCTTTTTAGGCTTATCGTCAGATGGTAAGGTTTCTATCATCAAATCCAAAGGCAACCGTTACGCCCATGTTGTCTTGCGTGGTGGCAATGACCAGCCCAACTATGATAAAACGGCCATCGCCTTAGCAGAAAATGAACTTGCCAAAGGCAAAACCAACGGAAAAATCATGGTAGATGCAAGCCACGCCAACTCTGGCAAAGACCCTTACCTACAACCCATGGTTATCCAAAACATCGCAAGCCAAATCCAAAACGGCAACAAGTCCATCATGGGACTGATGATTGAAAGCCATCTCAAAGGTGGTCGTCAAAATATCCCAGCCGACCTAAGTCAATTAGAATATGGCAAATCAGTAACCGATGGTTGTCTAGACTGGGACGCTACCGTTGATATCTTGCGTCAGTTCGCCAAGGCAGTCAAAGAGCATTTACCAAATCGTTAA
- a CDS encoding DMT family transporter, producing MPNSPTNPNQGSFFGSFYMVFACLCFALMLVSIKMAGQKFAMHTYELTFWRVLSSLVILGGLSWVKGQDFRTAYPKEHFWRSLSGLVALLMNFYVVLHLPLATASTLQNTSVIFLGLLSIIILKQKPSVISWISLILGFLGVVILLKPSQGGDIFAMFIGLTSGAISGYAYLQVRELSLLGEPAWRIVFYFSLLSAIISGILAAFFGFTPISWANLPYIIAIGVTALGGQLLMTYAYQVGQKFVVAVLGYLGVVFSVIFGAVLFGERLDWLSLLGIAIIVISGMIGTKK from the coding sequence ATGCCAAATTCACCCACCAATCCCAATCAAGGTTCATTCTTTGGCTCATTTTATATGGTCTTTGCGTGCTTGTGTTTTGCACTTATGCTTGTCTCCATTAAGATGGCAGGACAAAAATTTGCCATGCACACTTATGAACTTACCTTTTGGCGAGTACTATCTTCATTGGTTATTTTAGGTGGTTTGTCTTGGGTTAAAGGGCAGGATTTTCGCACAGCTTATCCAAAGGAACACTTTTGGCGGTCATTGTCAGGTTTGGTTGCCCTACTGATGAATTTTTATGTGGTGCTACACCTGCCACTTGCTACTGCCAGCACCCTACAAAACACCTCTGTCATTTTTTTAGGGCTACTTTCCATCATCATTTTAAAACAAAAGCCATCTGTTATCAGCTGGATATCGCTCATCTTAGGATTTTTGGGCGTGGTGATTTTATTAAAACCTAGCCAAGGGGGTGATATCTTTGCCATGTTTATCGGATTGACAAGCGGAGCAATTAGTGGTTATGCCTATTTACAAGTGCGAGAACTTAGCTTGCTTGGCGAACCTGCATGGCGGATTGTATTTTATTTCTCACTTTTATCTGCCATCATCTCAGGAATATTGGCGGCATTTTTTGGTTTTACGCCCATCAGTTGGGCAAATCTACCCTATATCATCGCCATTGGAGTGACTGCTTTGGGTGGACAGCTTCTCATGACTTATGCCTATCAAGTGGGACAAAAATTTGTCGTGGCGGTATTGGGTTATTTAGGCGTGGTGTTTTCGGTCATTTTTGGGGCGGTGTTGTTTGGTGAACGGCTTGACTGGCTAAGCCTGCTTGGGATTGCCATCATCGTCATCAGTGGTATGATTGGAACAAAAAAATAA